The following proteins are encoded in a genomic region of Mycobacterium kiyosense:
- the cyp142 gene encoding putative cytochrome P450 142: MRQNRPVFRDRNGLAAAATYRAVIEAERDPGLFSNAGGIRPHTPPLLHMIDMDDPAHLLRRKLVNHGFTRKRVAAQVDSIQAMCDALVDAVCERGTCDFVADIAAPLPMAVIGDMLGVAPAERDMFLAWSDDMVVALSSTASPELLARSVASLTAYNEHMHALIGQRRSNPGDDLVSVLVAAEVDGRRLSDDEIAAETLLILIGGDETTRHTLSGGVAALLQRPEQWEALRADPKLLGGAIEEMLRWTSPVKNMCRILTADTDFHGTRLHAGEKIMLLFESANFDEAVFVAPDDFDIHRNPNNHLAFGFGTHFCLGNQLARMELTTMVGTILRRLPDLSLPDGAQLPLRPANFVSGLESMPVTFSPVFA, translated from the coding sequence ATGCGCCAGAACCGACCGGTATTCCGGGACCGCAACGGGCTGGCCGCGGCGGCAACCTACCGGGCGGTGATCGAGGCCGAACGGGACCCGGGGCTGTTCTCCAATGCCGGCGGTATCCGGCCGCACACTCCACCGCTGCTGCACATGATCGATATGGACGATCCCGCTCATCTACTGCGCCGCAAGCTCGTCAATCACGGATTCACCCGGAAACGTGTTGCCGCACAAGTTGATTCGATTCAAGCAATGTGTGATGCGCTGGTCGACGCGGTCTGCGAGCGCGGCACGTGCGACTTCGTGGCAGACATCGCCGCACCGCTGCCGATGGCGGTGATCGGCGACATGCTCGGCGTGGCGCCCGCGGAGCGCGACATGTTCCTGGCCTGGTCCGACGACATGGTGGTGGCGTTGAGTTCGACGGCGTCACCGGAACTGCTGGCCCGTTCGGTGGCCTCGCTGACCGCCTACAACGAGCACATGCACGCACTGATCGGTCAGCGCCGCAGCAATCCCGGCGACGACCTGGTCAGCGTTCTGGTGGCGGCCGAGGTCGACGGGCGCCGGCTGTCCGACGACGAGATCGCCGCCGAAACCCTGCTGATCCTCATCGGCGGGGACGAGACCACCCGGCACACATTGTCCGGCGGGGTTGCCGCGCTGCTGCAGCGGCCCGAGCAGTGGGAAGCGCTGCGCGCCGACCCCAAGCTGCTCGGCGGCGCGATCGAAGAGATGCTGCGCTGGACGTCGCCGGTGAAGAACATGTGCCGAATCCTGACCGCGGACACCGACTTTCACGGCACCCGGTTGCACGCCGGGGAGAAGATCATGCTGCTGTTCGAGTCGGCAAACTTCGACGAAGCGGTTTTCGTGGCGCCCGACGATTTCGATATCCACCGAAACCCGAACAACCACTTGGCATTCGGCTTCGGCACCCATTTCTGCCTGGGCAATCAGCTTGCTCGAATGGAGCTGACCACCATGGTCGGCACCATCCTGCGCCGCCTGCCGGATTTGTCCCTGCCGGACGGTGCGCAGCTCCCGCTGCGCCCGGCGAACTTCGTGAGCGGGCTCGAGTCGATGCCGGTCACCTTCTCACCTGTGTTCGCCTGA
- a CDS encoding adenylate cyclase, which translates to MAGRSARRTNAQRLGGVLEKVTRQSGHLAPTPDYGSWVLGRVSDSPRRRRIRIQVVLTTFVLIANLIGIGVALLVVTVIFPSPSVFDHRVWWITFVVAPAYIATALLVGVIWATNRVMNNVRWSIEQREPTVEDQRNTFFAPWHLTRVLLILWSVGAALLTLLHGLVDAEYVPKVLIGVSFSGIVVSGSCYLFTEFALRPVAAQALEVGPPPRRLAPGIMGRTLLVWAVGSGVPVLGILLAGVLTLTLRNLTPTQFAVAVVVLAIFALVFGFILIWLLSWFTATPVRVVREALQRVERGDLDTDLVVFDGTELGQLQRGFNRMVHGLRERERVRDLFGRHVGREVAALAEQEQPELGGEERHAAVVFVDIIGSTKMANSRPPKEIVAILNRFFDVVVDEVEKHHGMVNKFEGDAALAIFGAPLSLENPDAEALSAARAMSARLRDEVTECEAGIGVSSGVVVAGNVGAKERFEYTVIGGPVNAAARLCELAKEVPGRLVATASTVERAGEPESGRWELGDSTTLRGFDGPTQLAVPAD; encoded by the coding sequence ATGGCCGGCAGAAGCGCACGTCGTACCAACGCACAGCGGCTCGGTGGTGTGCTCGAGAAGGTCACCAGGCAAAGTGGGCACCTCGCGCCCACACCGGACTACGGATCCTGGGTGCTGGGTCGCGTCTCCGACAGCCCGCGCCGTCGCCGGATCCGCATCCAGGTGGTGCTCACCACGTTCGTGTTGATCGCCAACCTGATCGGGATCGGGGTCGCGCTGCTCGTCGTGACGGTGATCTTCCCGTCGCCCAGCGTTTTCGACCACCGGGTCTGGTGGATCACGTTCGTGGTCGCGCCGGCCTACATCGCCACCGCGCTGCTGGTCGGCGTGATCTGGGCTACTAATCGAGTGATGAACAACGTCCGTTGGTCGATCGAGCAGCGCGAGCCCACCGTGGAAGACCAGCGCAACACGTTTTTCGCGCCCTGGCATTTGACGCGGGTGCTGCTGATCTTGTGGAGCGTGGGGGCGGCGCTGCTCACCTTGCTGCACGGTCTGGTGGATGCCGAGTACGTTCCGAAGGTCCTGATCGGGGTCAGCTTCAGCGGGATCGTGGTGTCCGGCAGCTGCTATCTGTTCACCGAGTTCGCCCTCCGTCCGGTGGCCGCCCAGGCGCTCGAGGTCGGGCCGCCGCCGCGCCGGCTTGCCCCCGGAATCATGGGACGCACGCTGCTGGTGTGGGCGGTCGGTTCGGGCGTCCCGGTACTCGGCATTCTGCTCGCCGGGGTGCTGACGCTGACGCTGCGCAACCTCACGCCCACGCAGTTCGCCGTTGCAGTGGTGGTGTTGGCGATCTTCGCGCTGGTATTCGGGTTCATCCTGATATGGCTGCTGTCCTGGTTCACCGCGACCCCGGTGCGGGTGGTCCGGGAGGCGTTGCAGCGGGTGGAGCGCGGCGATCTCGACACCGACCTGGTGGTCTTCGATGGCACCGAATTGGGCCAGCTGCAGCGCGGCTTCAACCGGATGGTGCACGGCTTGCGCGAGCGCGAACGGGTGCGGGACCTGTTCGGGCGGCACGTGGGTCGCGAGGTCGCAGCGCTGGCCGAACAGGAACAGCCCGAGCTCGGCGGCGAGGAGCGGCATGCGGCGGTCGTCTTCGTCGACATCATCGGTTCCACGAAGATGGCCAATTCTCGGCCGCCGAAAGAGATCGTCGCGATCCTCAACCGCTTCTTCGACGTCGTGGTCGACGAGGTCGAGAAACACCACGGAATGGTCAACAAGTTCGAGGGCGACGCGGCGCTGGCCATCTTCGGTGCCCCCCTCTCACTGGAAAACCCTGACGCGGAAGCGCTTTCGGCGGCCCGCGCGATGTCCGCGCGGCTTCGCGACGAAGTGACCGAGTGCGAAGCGGGCATCGGAGTGTCCTCCGGTGTGGTGGTGGCCGGCAACGTCGGCGCCAAGGAGCGCTTCGAGTACACGGTCATCGGCGGGCCGGTGAACGCCGCGGCCCGGCTGTGCGAGCTGGCCAAGGAGGTGCCCGGCCGGCTAGTGGCCACGGCGAGCACGGTCGAACGGGCCGGCGAACCGGAAAGCGGCCGTTGGGAATTGGGGGACTCCACCACTCTTCGCGGCTTCGACGGGCCCACCCAGCTCGCCGTACCGGCTGATTAG
- a CDS encoding UPF0225 protein, with product MDQGAPDDGPCPCGSGAGYFECCRPLHRGERAAETALALMRSRFTAFAVGDESYLLATWHPSTRPRRVELDSDVAWRRLQIVDTEAGTRDDTNGVVEFRAQYVHRGKRHIMRERSRFTREKGRWLYVDGDVRSDWV from the coding sequence ATGGACCAGGGGGCGCCCGACGACGGACCTTGTCCCTGTGGCTCGGGTGCCGGCTACTTCGAATGCTGCCGGCCACTGCACCGCGGCGAACGTGCCGCCGAAACCGCCCTGGCTCTGATGCGTTCGCGCTTCACCGCGTTCGCGGTCGGCGACGAAAGCTACCTGCTGGCGACCTGGCATCCGAGCACGCGGCCGCGACGGGTCGAGCTGGACAGCGACGTCGCCTGGCGGCGGCTGCAGATCGTCGACACCGAGGCCGGTACCCGCGACGACACCAACGGCGTTGTCGAGTTTCGTGCTCAGTACGTTCACCGCGGCAAACGGCACATCATGCGCGAGCGCAGCAGGTTCACCCGGGAAAAGGGTCGTTGGCTCTACGTCGACGGCGACGTCCGGTCTGACTGGGTCTAA
- a CDS encoding acyl-CoA dehydrogenase, with the protein MDLQWSTDELDFQAEVRAFLAEKLTPELRRAGRLMTSVYADHEASMAWQAILHERGWAAPAWPVEFGGCDWTLTQHYIFSRESTLAGAPSLSPMGIRMVAHAIIRFGTDAQKEYFLPRILTGEVFFCQGYSEPEAGSDLAALSMAAVSDGDDLVCTGGKIWTTHAREANWMFALVRTSRTGKKQQGITFVLIDMTSPGIEIRPLVMTSGEEVQNQVFFDEVRVPKANVLGEIDDGWTVAKYLLEFERGGGAVSPALQVLAEEIGTVAASQPGPGGGRLADDPAFAHKLADARIRAEVLEILEYRVLAAVAQGGNPGASSSMLKVLGTELSQALTELALEAAGPWGRAYQPHVTVPGGPVTEFEPPADGYACGEPWQAVAPLRYFNDRAGSIYAGSNEIQRNILAKAALGL; encoded by the coding sequence ATGGATCTGCAGTGGTCAACGGACGAGCTGGACTTCCAGGCCGAGGTCCGGGCCTTCCTCGCCGAAAAGCTGACCCCCGAACTCCGCCGCGCGGGGCGACTGATGACCAGCGTCTACGCCGACCACGAGGCGAGCATGGCGTGGCAGGCGATCCTGCACGAGCGCGGCTGGGCGGCCCCGGCGTGGCCCGTCGAGTTCGGGGGCTGCGACTGGACCCTGACGCAGCACTACATCTTCAGCAGGGAGTCGACGCTGGCGGGTGCGCCGTCGCTGTCCCCGATGGGCATCCGGATGGTCGCGCACGCGATCATCCGGTTCGGCACCGATGCGCAGAAAGAGTATTTCCTGCCGCGGATCCTGACCGGCGAGGTCTTCTTCTGCCAGGGCTACTCCGAACCGGAGGCCGGCTCGGACCTGGCCGCCCTGTCGATGGCCGCCGTCTCCGACGGCGACGACCTGGTGTGCACCGGCGGCAAGATCTGGACAACCCATGCCAGGGAAGCGAATTGGATGTTCGCGCTGGTGCGTACCTCCCGGACGGGCAAGAAACAGCAGGGCATCACCTTCGTGCTCATCGACATGACCTCGCCCGGGATCGAGATTCGCCCGCTGGTGATGACCTCGGGCGAAGAGGTGCAGAACCAGGTGTTCTTCGACGAGGTCCGGGTGCCCAAGGCCAACGTCCTCGGGGAGATCGACGACGGCTGGACGGTCGCCAAGTACCTGTTGGAATTCGAGCGCGGCGGTGGCGCGGTGTCGCCCGCTCTGCAAGTGCTGGCCGAGGAGATCGGCACGGTGGCGGCGAGCCAGCCCGGACCCGGCGGCGGGCGGCTGGCCGACGATCCGGCGTTCGCGCACAAGTTGGCCGATGCGCGGATCCGCGCGGAAGTATTGGAGATCCTCGAATACCGGGTGCTGGCCGCGGTGGCGCAGGGGGGCAACCCGGGAGCGTCGTCGTCGATGCTCAAGGTGCTCGGTACCGAACTGAGCCAGGCGCTCACCGAACTGGCACTGGAGGCGGCCGGCCCGTGGGGTCGCGCCTATCAGCCGCACGTCACCGTGCCCGGCGGCCCCGTCACCGAATTCGAGCCGCCCGCCGACGGTTACGCCTGCGGCGAGCCGTGGCAGGCGGTGGCGCCGCTGCGGTACTTCAACGACCGTGCCGGGTCAATCTATGCCGGCAGCAACGAAATTCAGCGAAATATTCTCGCCAAAGCGGCACTGGGGCTGTAA
- a CDS encoding acyl-CoA dehydrogenase translates to MDFNLSEEQDLLRDGLGKFLAVRYDLEKSRAAAKTGVGWQPEIWRGLATELGILGATLPEDVGGIGGGPIELMIIAESLGHALVIEPYVDTVVVCGGLLHRAGGAAATELLGRIIDGTAIVALAAAEPESGDRWQDVSTQAAPDGDGWLVNGRKLMVMAAPLATHLLVTARNPDDNSISLFRTEINAPGIEIHPYRTIDDRRAADITFNDVRLSGAALLGDAGQAWPSLSRARDEGAAAVCAEAVGCMRKVLADTVEYCKQRQQFGQPIGSFQVLQHRMVDMYMELEQAVAAVYLAVLKLDADEATRARAVSAAKATVGRAARFIGQQAVQLHGGMGMTEELAIGHYFKRLTAMQYEFGSTAQHIARYAELTRA, encoded by the coding sequence ATGGACTTCAATCTGAGCGAAGAGCAGGACCTGCTGCGCGATGGGCTGGGAAAGTTTCTCGCCGTGCGTTACGACCTGGAGAAGAGTCGCGCCGCGGCGAAGACCGGCGTCGGGTGGCAGCCCGAGATCTGGCGCGGTCTGGCCACCGAACTGGGCATCCTGGGGGCCACCCTTCCCGAGGATGTCGGCGGAATCGGTGGCGGCCCAATCGAACTCATGATCATCGCCGAGTCGCTGGGACACGCGTTGGTGATCGAACCGTACGTCGACACCGTCGTGGTCTGCGGTGGGTTGCTGCACCGCGCCGGCGGGGCGGCGGCGACTGAACTGCTGGGCAGGATCATCGACGGTACCGCGATCGTCGCACTGGCGGCCGCGGAGCCGGAGTCGGGCGACCGCTGGCAGGACGTGTCGACCCAGGCGGCACCCGACGGCGATGGTTGGCTGGTGAACGGCCGTAAGCTGATGGTCATGGCCGCTCCACTGGCCACCCACCTGCTGGTCACCGCGCGCAACCCGGACGACAATTCAATCTCGTTGTTCCGCACCGAAATCAATGCCCCGGGCATCGAAATCCATCCGTACCGCACCATCGACGACCGGCGTGCCGCCGACATCACGTTCAACGACGTGCGACTGTCGGGCGCGGCGCTGCTGGGCGATGCGGGCCAGGCGTGGCCCTCGCTGAGCCGGGCGCGTGACGAGGGCGCCGCGGCGGTCTGCGCCGAAGCGGTGGGATGTATGCGAAAAGTGCTGGCGGACACCGTCGAATATTGCAAGCAGCGCCAGCAGTTCGGGCAGCCGATCGGCAGCTTCCAGGTGCTGCAGCATCGCATGGTGGACATGTACATGGAACTCGAGCAGGCCGTCGCCGCGGTTTATCTCGCGGTACTCAAACTCGACGCCGACGAGGCGACCCGCGCCCGCGCGGTGTCGGCCGCCAAAGCGACCGTCGGCCGGGCCGCGCGGTTCATCGGCCAGCAGGCGGTGCAGCTGCACGGCGGCATGGGGATGACCGAGGAGTTGGCCATCGGCCACTACTTCAAGCGGCTCACCGCGATGCAGTACGAATTCGGCAGCACCGCCCAGCACATCGCGCGATACGCCGAGCTGACCCGAGCCTAG
- a CDS encoding 6-aminohexanoate-cyclic-dimer hydrolase, with protein sequence MDFDEYRGYDATGLAELVADKQVTAAELLTLAKERAEAVNPRINAIVRDIEADPADPRTGPFAGVPFLIKDLAQDYAGLPTSQGSRALQSTPVAQHATVVRRWIDAGLVIFGKTNLPEFGAKAITEPVAWGPARNPWNLNRTPGGSSGGSAAAVAAGIVPCAGANDGGGSIRIPAACCGLVGLKPGRGLTPLGPASGEMMHGAAVQGVVSRTVRDTASMLDVICGGEPSGPYQPAAPAAPFASCVGEDPGRLRIGVRVPSAINAKPHPEAFAAVEAAVGALSELGHHVDELPQAPFDDAALARDFLLTWFVYLAWDVDQAKRLTGAGDEAFERDTLIMAALGRATSSVDYVDAVERRHEHTRRLTDFFESYDLLLTPTLATPPPAIGEFDLPIALQRASDVLIKTRTARLLRYTKIIDDMVEQNLGWVPYTQLANLTGRPAVSLPLHWTTDSLPLGVQFVAPLGGESLLIRLAAQLEQAVPWAERSAPI encoded by the coding sequence ATGGACTTCGACGAGTATCGCGGCTACGACGCCACCGGACTGGCCGAACTCGTCGCCGACAAGCAGGTGACCGCGGCCGAACTGCTCACCCTGGCCAAAGAGCGCGCCGAAGCGGTGAACCCCCGGATCAACGCGATCGTGCGCGACATCGAGGCCGATCCCGCCGATCCGCGCACCGGTCCGTTCGCCGGCGTGCCCTTCCTGATCAAGGACCTCGCCCAGGACTATGCCGGGTTGCCCACGTCGCAGGGATCGCGCGCGCTGCAGTCGACGCCGGTGGCGCAACACGCGACCGTCGTCCGCCGCTGGATCGACGCCGGGCTGGTCATCTTCGGCAAGACCAACCTGCCGGAATTCGGCGCGAAGGCGATCACCGAACCCGTGGCGTGGGGGCCGGCGCGCAACCCGTGGAACCTCAACCGCACCCCGGGCGGCTCGTCGGGCGGGTCGGCCGCCGCGGTCGCCGCCGGCATCGTGCCGTGCGCGGGCGCCAACGACGGCGGCGGGTCGATCCGCATTCCGGCGGCCTGCTGCGGGCTGGTGGGTCTCAAACCGGGCCGGGGCCTGACCCCGTTGGGTCCGGCGAGCGGCGAGATGATGCACGGCGCCGCCGTGCAGGGCGTGGTATCCCGGACCGTGCGCGACACCGCGTCGATGCTCGATGTCATCTGCGGCGGCGAGCCGTCTGGTCCGTACCAGCCGGCCGCGCCCGCCGCGCCGTTCGCGTCGTGTGTGGGCGAGGATCCGGGCAGGCTGCGCATCGGGGTTCGGGTACCGTCGGCGATCAATGCCAAACCGCATCCGGAAGCGTTCGCGGCTGTCGAGGCGGCGGTGGGTGCGCTGTCCGAACTCGGCCACCACGTCGACGAACTACCGCAGGCGCCCTTCGACGACGCCGCCCTGGCCCGCGACTTCCTGCTCACCTGGTTCGTCTACCTGGCTTGGGACGTCGATCAGGCCAAGCGGCTGACCGGCGCCGGCGACGAGGCGTTCGAGCGCGACACGCTGATCATGGCGGCGCTGGGCCGCGCCACCAGCAGCGTCGATTATGTGGACGCGGTCGAGCGCCGCCACGAGCACACCCGCCGGCTCACCGACTTCTTCGAGTCCTACGACCTGCTGTTGACACCCACGTTGGCGACGCCACCGCCCGCGATCGGTGAATTCGATCTGCCGATCGCCCTGCAGCGGGCCTCGGACGTACTGATCAAGACCAGAACCGCCAGGCTGCTGCGCTACACCAAGATCATCGACGACATGGTCGAGCAGAATCTCGGCTGGGTCCCGTACACGCAGCTGGCGAATCTCACTGGGCGTCCGGCGGTCTCGCTCCCGCTGCACTGGACCACCGACTCGCTGCCACTGGGTGTGCAGTTCGTGGCCCCGTTGGGTGGCGAGTCGCTGCTGATCCGGCTGGCGGCTCAACTCGAGCAGGCCGTCCCGTGGGCTGAGCGGTCTGCGCCGATCTGA
- a CDS encoding anti-sigma regulatory factor: protein MRSLGAVMGEVREMNCVGAADATTAGKLRRDLQRWLSDVIDESAEVTDIVLSVNEALANCVEHAYRTHDRVGQIRMQASYDPSVRQLRICVSDRGTWRPPVSRPRTDAMASRGITLMHALAERCTINVCPEGTTVCMDYAPRAGTDTSDG, encoded by the coding sequence ATGCGTTCGCTGGGGGCAGTCATGGGCGAAGTCCGCGAGATGAATTGTGTCGGCGCCGCCGACGCCACCACCGCGGGCAAGTTGCGCCGGGACCTGCAGCGGTGGCTATCGGACGTGATCGACGAATCGGCCGAAGTCACCGACATTGTGCTGAGCGTCAACGAAGCGTTGGCCAACTGTGTCGAGCATGCCTACCGCACCCACGACCGGGTGGGCCAGATCAGGATGCAAGCCAGCTACGACCCCTCGGTGCGGCAGCTGCGTATCTGCGTCAGCGACCGCGGGACTTGGCGCCCCCCGGTATCGCGGCCCCGCACTGACGCCATGGCGTCGCGCGGCATCACGCTGATGCACGCCCTCGCCGAGCGGTGCACCATCAACGTGTGCCCGGAGGGAACGACGGTGTGCATGGATTACGCCCCGCGCGCTGGAACGGACACCTCGGACGGCTAG
- a CDS encoding LysR family transcriptional regulator codes for MNLQQLRYAVALAEAKSFTKAAEKMFVVQSALSQQVRRLEQELGVQLFERTTRTVSLTLAGESLLPLLHRVVAGIDQITFDAQALRGTVVGRLTVGMMEVPSEGLDVAALMANFHARFPDVSVTLRSGGSDVLVKAVRERTLDVAIVGANVSRAHDRLTFTHLFSESLVAVLPARHPLTNHPSVAVVDLAGLPFIDFPPGYGLRHETDRGFAGVPRRVAFEVTRVDEVIQFVRNGLGVALLPESVARSRAGADPALALRPVAGADMHRQVHLVAPQLQLRSVACQAFIRCVDDHLGSTASR; via the coding sequence GTGAATCTGCAACAGTTGCGGTACGCCGTCGCTCTCGCGGAGGCCAAGAGCTTCACCAAGGCGGCCGAGAAGATGTTCGTCGTCCAGTCCGCGCTCAGTCAGCAGGTGCGCCGCCTCGAGCAAGAACTCGGCGTGCAGTTGTTCGAGCGGACGACACGGACGGTGTCACTCACGCTCGCCGGCGAGTCGCTGCTGCCGCTGCTGCATCGAGTCGTGGCCGGCATCGACCAGATCACGTTCGACGCGCAAGCGCTGCGCGGCACAGTTGTCGGCCGACTCACCGTCGGGATGATGGAGGTTCCGTCGGAGGGCCTCGATGTGGCGGCGCTGATGGCGAACTTTCACGCCCGCTTCCCCGACGTGAGCGTGACGCTGCGCAGCGGGGGCAGCGACGTACTGGTGAAGGCGGTCAGGGAGCGCACACTCGACGTGGCGATCGTGGGCGCCAACGTTTCCCGGGCCCACGACCGGCTGACCTTCACTCACCTGTTCAGCGAATCTCTGGTCGCGGTGCTTCCCGCTCGTCACCCGCTGACCAACCATCCGTCGGTAGCTGTGGTCGATCTGGCCGGGTTACCGTTCATCGATTTTCCGCCCGGGTACGGACTTCGCCACGAGACGGATCGCGGCTTCGCCGGCGTTCCCCGCCGAGTGGCCTTCGAGGTCACCCGCGTGGACGAGGTGATTCAATTCGTCCGCAACGGCCTGGGGGTGGCCCTGCTACCCGAATCGGTGGCCCGCAGTCGGGCGGGCGCCGATCCGGCATTGGCACTGCGGCCGGTGGCGGGCGCCGACATGCACCGCCAGGTACATCTGGTGGCCCCGCAACTTCAGCTCCGCTCGGTCGCCTGCCAGGCCTTCATCCGGTGCGTGGACGATCACCTGGGCAGCACCGCGTCCCGCTAG
- a CDS encoding DUF3604 domain-containing protein, whose product MSGHGREVELRAQHPLAAHDCSVAAVRDAITAEFDTLPFLGELECSHQRVVAGSVAEIVFTYTVGRSGIADSGWLKLCFRYYSDWDLQTSEPDGRDYASARLVHRSLIGGASADGAATVQQLQTRYDVKGGERPFQKSLLIHAVDGYLRPGDVVEIRWGDRRFGGPGTRVQTFVEDAFEVQLFVDPLGTSRMARAAVNRIAVVPGEPHHLVVHGPRLVRRGTTSVQLHAHLEDRWGNACNGIAATVRASRDGTLLADGPTAATGWARARLEIPAVPGVVEVVAETGDAVLSESTRIDVVDDFPGSRAYFCDLHVHSNDTVGTQDTDWNLRYGRDIGALDVLGYTANDFQITDESWFDVVAACRSASQDGTFVCFPGVEWCGTAGAGGDHNVVFLGEDTTLARSLEWHQGMTGNAPTPQTWPVTELFAAYEKDPESYLLIPHVGGRRAILDWHHPDLERLIEVHSTWGSSPWFLQDALARGLRLGASAASDEHRGRPGGGAPGANIFGGFGGLTGVLAPTLTAGDVGRGLRARRTWATTGVRAVGLLRSGGHWMGDEIHCDTDELTAGYALYGTTGWDELTLYDSTGAVWRRDFHTEAGLSENLVRIRWGGARHRDRYRWASWHGGISIAGTAVHDITPWAATHPEQTIEVAGNTAEWRTMTYGSDIGIVVRLDDLRRARLQLETTVVEDNLTAGVELSGADLIAEGSRDLTVGGLNLRIRFERVAEPTSLPDTVVGELKLQLPLGNSAVYAHARQFDGHQVWTSPLFVTRAGEKAR is encoded by the coding sequence ATGTCAGGGCACGGCCGGGAAGTGGAGTTACGCGCGCAACACCCGTTGGCTGCCCACGATTGCTCCGTGGCAGCCGTGCGCGACGCAATCACGGCGGAGTTCGACACGTTGCCGTTTCTCGGCGAGCTGGAGTGTTCACATCAGCGGGTCGTCGCCGGTTCGGTCGCCGAGATCGTCTTCACCTACACCGTCGGACGTTCCGGAATCGCGGACAGCGGCTGGCTCAAGTTGTGTTTCCGCTACTACTCCGACTGGGATCTACAGACGTCCGAGCCCGACGGCCGCGATTACGCGTCGGCCCGGCTGGTGCACCGGTCACTGATCGGCGGGGCCTCGGCGGACGGAGCGGCCACCGTCCAGCAGTTGCAGACCCGCTACGACGTGAAGGGCGGGGAACGGCCGTTCCAGAAGTCGTTGCTGATTCATGCGGTCGACGGCTACCTGCGGCCGGGCGATGTAGTCGAAATCCGTTGGGGAGATCGCCGTTTCGGCGGCCCGGGCACCCGCGTGCAGACGTTCGTCGAAGACGCGTTCGAGGTGCAGCTCTTCGTCGATCCGCTGGGCACCTCACGCATGGCCCGCGCGGCGGTCAACCGGATCGCCGTCGTACCCGGCGAGCCCCATCACCTCGTCGTGCACGGTCCACGGTTGGTGCGCCGCGGCACGACGTCGGTCCAGCTGCACGCCCACCTGGAAGACCGGTGGGGCAATGCGTGCAACGGGATCGCCGCCACTGTGCGTGCCAGTCGGGACGGCACTCTGCTTGCCGACGGACCCACTGCGGCGACCGGCTGGGCCCGTGCTCGCCTTGAGATCCCCGCTGTCCCCGGCGTCGTCGAGGTCGTCGCCGAAACCGGGGACGCGGTGCTCAGCGAATCGACGAGGATCGACGTCGTCGACGACTTTCCCGGTTCGCGCGCGTACTTCTGCGACCTGCACGTGCATTCCAACGACACCGTCGGCACCCAGGACACCGACTGGAACCTCAGGTACGGACGCGATATCGGGGCGCTCGACGTGCTGGGCTATACCGCCAACGACTTCCAGATCACCGACGAGTCGTGGTTCGACGTGGTGGCCGCGTGCAGATCGGCTTCCCAGGACGGCACTTTCGTGTGCTTTCCCGGCGTCGAGTGGTGTGGAACCGCCGGCGCCGGTGGTGATCACAACGTTGTCTTCCTCGGCGAGGACACCACCTTGGCGCGCTCGCTGGAATGGCATCAAGGGATGACGGGCAACGCCCCCACTCCGCAAACCTGGCCGGTGACCGAGTTGTTCGCCGCCTACGAAAAGGACCCCGAGTCGTATCTGTTGATCCCGCACGTCGGCGGTCGTCGCGCCATCCTCGATTGGCATCACCCTGATTTGGAACGCCTCATCGAGGTCCATTCGACGTGGGGCAGCAGCCCCTGGTTCCTCCAGGACGCCCTGGCGCGAGGTCTTCGGCTCGGTGCCAGCGCGGCCAGTGACGAGCACCGCGGCAGGCCCGGTGGCGGTGCACCAGGAGCCAACATATTCGGCGGCTTCGGCGGCCTGACCGGCGTGCTGGCTCCCACGCTGACGGCGGGTGACGTCGGTCGTGGGCTGCGGGCGCGACGCACCTGGGCTACCACCGGTGTTCGGGCGGTCGGGCTGCTGCGCAGCGGGGGACACTGGATGGGCGACGAAATCCATTGTGACACTGATGAATTGACCGCCGGTTATGCGCTGTACGGCACCACGGGGTGGGACGAGCTGACACTGTACGACAGCACCGGAGCGGTGTGGCGCCGCGATTTCCACACCGAGGCAGGTTTGTCGGAAAACCTGGTCAGAATCCGCTGGGGGGGTGCTCGGCACCGCGACCGGTACCGGTGGGCGAGCTGGCACGGCGGCATCTCGATCGCGGGAACCGCCGTGCACGATATAACGCCTTGGGCCGCAACGCATCCCGAGCAGACCATCGAGGTTGCCGGGAATACCGCCGAATGGCGGACCATGACCTATGGTTCCGACATCGGCATCGTGGTCCGACTCGACGACCTGCGCCGCGCGCGTTTGCAACTGGAAACGACGGTAGTGGAGGACAACCTGACCGCAGGCGTCGAACTCAGTGGCGCCGACCTGATCGCCGAGGGATCTCGCGACCTGACGGTGGGCGGACTCAACCTGCGGATCCGTTTCGAACGTGTCGCCGAACCCACTTCGCTACCGGACACTGTCGTCGGCGAGCTGAAGCTGCAGCTTCCACTGGGCAACAGCGCCGTGTATGCGCACGCACGTCAATTCGACGGACATCAAGTGTGGACCAGTCCGTTGTTCGTGACCCGTGCCGGTGAGAAGGCGCGTTGA